The following are encoded together in the Sphingomonas insulae genome:
- a CDS encoding CPBP family intramembrane glutamic endopeptidase, with the protein MTVMLVHVLLILTLGYQAILLWRGRLISPLRIGFRARHLRWASGLWIGYGVPALIGLLAIGRLPGIGHLPPEFLPLAWYLEVPPGSIGIELVAIGLAGGSLLGLVLTWWRARRGRAPWTAGDARSIMPTSDADLWPAAALAVSAGVAEELFYRLWLPLIVALASGSGTAGVVVGTLCFAAMHRYQGWAGVAANTVGGGLLTALYFGSGALWLPIAVHALVDLNALVLRPAFSARLRR; encoded by the coding sequence ATGACCGTCATGCTCGTCCATGTCCTGCTCATCCTGACCCTTGGCTATCAGGCCATACTCCTGTGGCGCGGCCGGCTGATCTCGCCGCTGCGGATCGGGTTCCGGGCGCGGCACCTGCGCTGGGCGTCGGGCCTGTGGATCGGTTATGGCGTGCCGGCGCTGATCGGCCTGCTGGCGATCGGGCGGCTGCCCGGCATCGGCCATCTGCCCCCCGAGTTTCTCCCGCTCGCCTGGTACCTGGAGGTGCCGCCCGGATCGATCGGCATCGAACTCGTCGCGATCGGCCTCGCTGGCGGCAGCCTGCTCGGGCTCGTCCTGACGTGGTGGCGGGCGCGGCGGGGCAGGGCGCCGTGGACCGCGGGCGATGCGCGGTCGATCATGCCGACCAGCGATGCCGACCTGTGGCCCGCCGCCGCGCTCGCGGTGTCGGCGGGAGTGGCGGAAGAATTGTTCTACCGCCTCTGGCTGCCGTTGATCGTCGCGCTCGCCAGCGGTTCGGGGACCGCGGGCGTCGTCGTCGGCACGCTCTGTTTCGCCGCAATGCATCGCTATCAAGGCTGGGCAGGCGTGGCCGCCAACACGGTCGGCGGCGGCTTGCTGACCGCGCTCTACTTCGGCAGCGGCGCCTTATGGTTGCCGATCGCGGTTCATGCGCTGGTCGACCTCAATGCGCTCGTCCTGCGGCCGGCGTTCAGCGCGCGGCTACGTCGCTAG
- the glpX gene encoding class II fructose-bisphosphatase, which translates to MPDVSLNASKVLDRVLVLEMVRVTEAAAIAASTLTGRGDEKAADAAAVEAMREALNELDIDGTVVIGEGERDEAPMLFIGEKVGTGNGPAIDIALDPLEGTTICAKAGPNSLAVLAIAEKGGLLNAPDVYMDKIAVGPNLPAGIIDLDKTPTENVHAIAAAKGVKPSEIIACVLDRPRHEALIAELRSIGCGVMLIGDGDVAGVIATADPDTTIDVYMGSGGAPEGVLACAALRCVGGQFKGRLLFRNDDERGRARKWGIEDLDKQYDLEELAKGDCIFAATGVTDGSLLEGVKRRKGKMTTESVVMRASTGTVRWVKGEHRTD; encoded by the coding sequence ATGCCCGACGTCAGCCTGAATGCGAGCAAGGTGCTCGACCGCGTCCTCGTCCTCGAGATGGTGCGCGTCACCGAGGCGGCGGCTATCGCAGCGTCGACGCTGACCGGGCGAGGCGACGAGAAGGCGGCCGATGCGGCAGCGGTGGAGGCGATGCGCGAGGCGCTGAACGAACTCGACATCGACGGCACGGTCGTGATCGGCGAGGGCGAGCGCGACGAGGCGCCGATGCTGTTCATCGGCGAAAAGGTCGGCACCGGCAACGGCCCGGCGATCGACATCGCGCTCGATCCGCTGGAGGGAACGACGATCTGCGCCAAGGCGGGGCCGAACAGCCTCGCGGTGCTGGCGATCGCCGAGAAGGGCGGGCTGCTGAATGCGCCCGATGTCTATATGGACAAGATCGCGGTCGGGCCGAACCTGCCTGCCGGGATCATTGACCTCGACAAGACACCGACCGAGAACGTGCATGCCATCGCCGCGGCGAAGGGTGTGAAGCCGAGCGAGATCATCGCCTGCGTCTTGGATCGACCGCGCCACGAGGCGCTGATCGCCGAACTGCGCAGCATCGGCTGCGGCGTGATGCTGATCGGTGACGGCGACGTGGCCGGTGTGATCGCGACCGCCGATCCGGACACGACGATCGATGTGTACATGGGTTCGGGCGGCGCGCCCGAGGGCGTGCTCGCCTGCGCGGCGCTGCGCTGCGTCGGGGGCCAGTTCAAGGGCCGGCTGCTGTTCCGCAACGACGACGAGCGCGGCCGTGCACGCAAGTGGGGGATCGAGGATCTCGACAAGCAATACGACCTGGAAGAGCTGGCCAAGGGCGATTGCATCTTCGCCGCGACCGGCGTCACCGACGGATCGCTGCTGGAGGGCGTGAAGCGCCGCAAGGGCAAGATGACCACCGAGAGCGTGGTGATGCGGGCGTCAACCGGTACCGTGCGCTGGGTGAAGGGCGAGCATCGCACCGACTGA
- a CDS encoding carbohydrate porin, whose translation MSSGLVRASAVGVAALLLAGTAQAQQVDVGASPPAPDAAEASPDSTQGDTQRRPRTPISRARDTSPSALIGDTQSSPPPGLFGDWQAIRTRLGERGIGVTARYASESGYNFAGGDRKLFRETGQFDAGVLLDLDKLVGLTGGAFQATVTWRRGRNLTTDAGINALQQVQEVYGRGQTVRVTQLWYEQRIGNAVEVKVGRTNPGEDFAVFSCHFMNLSFCGAQPGNLVGDYWQNWPVGQWGARVRVDLPRDLYVQGGVYEINPRNLDNDFFIARFKGATGVLIPVEIGWTRGGNAGERGGNVGSYKVGGWIGTADGDDVLFDRNRNPSIVTGLAPLQRSSRYGVYATMQQQLTGTSKDGKSLTGLSMFANVTQADRATSVTDNQVSLGLFYKGLVPAVPGDVLGFGVARTNVNGRAATADRLVLGTPVRHAEYAAEVYYSIHPADWLELRPNLQYIHHPGGIRQADDVGVLGLKAAITL comes from the coding sequence ATGAGCTCAGGATTGGTCCGCGCTTCCGCGGTTGGTGTAGCTGCCCTGCTGCTGGCCGGCACGGCACAGGCGCAACAGGTGGATGTCGGCGCGTCGCCGCCCGCGCCCGACGCCGCCGAGGCGTCGCCCGACAGCACCCAGGGCGATACGCAGCGTCGACCGCGGACCCCGATCAGTCGCGCGCGCGATACCTCTCCATCGGCGCTGATCGGCGATACGCAGAGCTCGCCACCGCCCGGCCTGTTCGGCGACTGGCAGGCGATCCGCACCCGGCTGGGCGAACGCGGCATCGGCGTCACCGCACGCTACGCATCGGAAAGCGGCTATAACTTCGCCGGTGGCGACAGGAAGCTGTTCCGCGAGACGGGGCAGTTCGACGCGGGCGTGCTGCTCGACCTAGACAAGCTCGTCGGGCTGACCGGCGGCGCGTTCCAGGCTACGGTGACGTGGCGGCGCGGGCGCAACCTGACGACCGACGCCGGGATCAATGCGCTGCAGCAGGTGCAGGAGGTCTATGGCCGCGGTCAAACGGTCCGGGTCACGCAATTGTGGTACGAACAGCGGATCGGCAATGCGGTCGAGGTGAAGGTCGGACGGACCAATCCGGGCGAGGATTTCGCCGTCTTCTCGTGCCACTTCATGAACCTCAGTTTCTGCGGGGCGCAGCCGGGCAATCTGGTCGGCGATTACTGGCAAAACTGGCCGGTCGGGCAATGGGGCGCACGGGTGCGCGTCGACCTGCCGCGCGACCTGTATGTCCAGGGCGGCGTGTATGAGATCAATCCGCGCAACCTCGACAACGACTTCTTCATCGCCCGTTTCAAGGGCGCGACAGGTGTGCTGATCCCGGTGGAGATCGGCTGGACGCGCGGCGGTAATGCCGGCGAGCGCGGCGGCAACGTCGGGTCGTACAAGGTCGGCGGCTGGATCGGCACGGCGGATGGCGACGACGTGCTGTTCGACCGCAACCGCAATCCGAGCATCGTCACCGGTCTGGCGCCGCTGCAGCGATCGAGCCGCTATGGCGTCTATGCGACGATGCAGCAGCAGCTGACCGGCACGTCCAAGGATGGCAAGTCGCTGACTGGCCTGTCGATGTTCGCCAATGTGACGCAGGCGGACCGGGCGACGTCGGTCACCGACAACCAGGTGTCGCTGGGGCTGTTCTACAAGGGGCTGGTGCCGGCGGTGCCGGGTGACGTCCTGGGCTTCGGCGTCGCGCGGACCAACGTCAACGGACGGGCGGCGACCGCCGACCGGCTGGTGCTGGGAACACCGGTGCGCCACGCCGAATATGCTGCCGAGGTTTATTATAGCATCCATCCCGCCGACTGGCTGGAGCTGCGACCGAACCTGCAATATATTCATCATCCCGGTGGCATACGGCAGGCGGACGATGTCGGCGTCCTCGGCCTGAAGGCGGCGATAACGTTGTAG
- a CDS encoding DsbA family protein: protein MKNKTLALIAGLGAVIGAGAVWSYDRLTAPGGADQARIERVVHDYVLAHPEIIPQAMQKLQDQQSGQAVAANRDAITTPYASAWAGNPKGDVTLVEYFDYNCGYCRASLPLIADLIKRDPKLRVVYRDLPILSDESRVAARASLAAAQQGKFQAFHDALYAGGPVSQTSIQAAAAKSGVSLAQIDVPVVDAEIARNMQTAAKLGMNGTPSWVVGDRILSGALPIEEIEKAIAAARGA, encoded by the coding sequence TTGAAAAACAAAACATTAGCACTGATCGCCGGGCTCGGCGCGGTGATCGGTGCCGGCGCCGTGTGGAGCTACGATCGCCTCACCGCACCGGGCGGCGCCGACCAGGCCCGCATCGAACGCGTCGTCCACGACTATGTCCTCGCCCATCCGGAGATCATTCCCCAGGCGATGCAGAAACTGCAGGACCAGCAATCGGGACAGGCGGTCGCCGCCAACCGCGACGCGATCACCACGCCCTACGCCAGCGCCTGGGCCGGCAATCCCAAGGGGGATGTCACCCTCGTCGAATATTTCGATTACAATTGCGGGTATTGCCGCGCATCGCTGCCGCTGATCGCCGACCTCATCAAGCGCGATCCGAAGCTGCGCGTGGTCTATCGCGACCTGCCGATCCTCTCGGACGAAAGCCGCGTCGCCGCCCGCGCCAGCCTCGCCGCGGCGCAACAGGGCAAGTTCCAGGCCTTCCACGACGCGCTCTATGCCGGCGGCCCGGTCAGCCAGACCTCGATCCAGGCCGCCGCCGCCAAATCCGGCGTGTCGCTGGCCCAGATCGACGTGCCGGTCGTCGATGCCGAGATCGCCAGGAACATGCAGACCGCCGCCAAGCTCGGCATGAACGGCACGCCCAGCTGGGTGGTGGGCGACCGCATCCTGTCCGGCGCGCTGCCGATCGAGGAGATCGAGAAGGCGATCGCCGCGGCGCGGGGGGCTTAG
- a CDS encoding ABC transporter ATP-binding protein, whose product MPEPILAVAGVSKTYKGGFTALHHVDLKIEKGEIFALLGPNGAGKTTLISIICGIVTPSTGTITVAGHDALTDYKAARRRIGLVPQELSVDMFETVLATVTFSRRLFGRSGHSAYIEQVLRDLSLWDKRDAKIMELSGGMKRRVLIAKALAHEPEILFLDEPTAGVDVALRRDMWKLVHGLRERGVTIILTTHYIEEAEEMADRVGVINQGKLLLVEHKAALMKKLGKRELDLALVDPLDAVPAGMERWQLGLVNDGRTLRYVFDATEEHTGIPSLLRELAERHIAFKDLETSKSSLEDIFVDLVGERA is encoded by the coding sequence ATGCCAGAACCGATCCTCGCCGTTGCCGGCGTGTCCAAGACGTACAAGGGCGGCTTCACCGCGCTCCACCACGTCGATCTGAAAATCGAAAAGGGTGAGATCTTCGCGCTGCTCGGCCCCAACGGTGCCGGCAAGACCACGCTCATCAGCATCATCTGCGGCATCGTCACGCCATCAACCGGCACGATCACCGTCGCCGGTCACGATGCGCTGACCGACTACAAGGCCGCGCGCCGCCGCATCGGGCTGGTGCCGCAGGAATTGTCGGTCGACATGTTCGAAACCGTGCTCGCCACCGTCACCTTCTCGCGTCGGCTGTTCGGCCGCTCGGGCCACAGCGCCTATATCGAACAGGTGCTGCGCGACCTGTCGCTGTGGGACAAGCGCGATGCCAAGATCATGGAATTGTCGGGCGGCATGAAACGCCGCGTGCTGATCGCCAAGGCGCTGGCGCACGAACCGGAAATCCTGTTCCTCGACGAACCCACCGCCGGTGTCGACGTCGCGCTGCGCCGTGACATGTGGAAGCTGGTGCACGGTCTGCGCGAACGTGGCGTCACGATCATCCTGACGACGCATTACATCGAAGAGGCCGAGGAGATGGCCGACCGCGTCGGCGTCATCAACCAGGGCAAGCTGCTGCTGGTCGAACACAAGGCGGCGCTGATGAAGAAGCTCGGCAAGCGCGAACTCGACCTGGCGCTGGTCGATCCGCTCGATGCGGTGCCCGCCGGCATGGAACGCTGGCAGCTGGGCCTCGTCAACGACGGGCGCACGCTGCGCTACGTCTTCGATGCGACCGAGGAACATACCGGCATTCCATCGCTGCTGCGCGAACTCGCCGAACGCCATATCGCCTTCAAGGACCTCGAAACCTCGAAATCGAGCCTTGAGGATATCTTCGTCGACCTGGTCGGGGAACGGGCATGA
- the dapD gene encoding 2,3,4,5-tetrahydropyridine-2,6-dicarboxylate N-succinyltransferase, producing MSQNLATVIDTAWDNRADLSFGTTGEVRDAVEAALGLLDAGEARVAEPDGAGGWRVNQWLKKAVLLSFRLNDNSVMPTGHFDKVPLKFADWDEAAFRAAGFRAVPGSVVRRGAFIGKGAILMPSFVNIGAYVGEGTMVDTWATVGSCAQIGRNVHLSGGAGIGGVLEPLQADPVIIGDGAFIGARAEVAEGVRVGEGAVLSMGVYLGASTKIIDRATGEVFKGEVPPYAVVVPGSTGGGDGKPGLYCAVIVKRVDAQTRSKTSINELLRD from the coding sequence ATGAGCCAGAACCTGGCCACCGTCATCGACACCGCATGGGACAATCGCGCCGACCTGAGCTTCGGAACGACGGGTGAGGTGCGCGACGCGGTCGAGGCAGCGCTCGGCCTGCTCGACGCCGGCGAGGCGCGCGTCGCCGAGCCGGACGGCGCGGGCGGCTGGCGCGTCAACCAATGGCTGAAGAAGGCGGTGTTGCTGAGCTTTCGCCTCAACGACAACAGCGTCATGCCGACCGGGCATTTCGACAAGGTGCCGCTGAAGTTCGCGGACTGGGACGAGGCGGCGTTCCGCGCCGCCGGCTTCCGTGCGGTGCCGGGCAGCGTGGTGCGGCGCGGCGCGTTCATCGGCAAGGGCGCGATCCTGATGCCGAGCTTCGTCAACATCGGCGCCTATGTCGGCGAAGGCACGATGGTCGACACCTGGGCGACCGTGGGATCGTGCGCGCAGATCGGCCGGAACGTCCATCTGTCGGGCGGTGCCGGTATCGGCGGCGTGCTGGAGCCGTTGCAAGCCGATCCGGTCATCATCGGCGATGGCGCCTTCATTGGCGCGCGCGCCGAGGTGGCCGAGGGCGTGCGCGTCGGCGAGGGTGCGGTGCTGTCGATGGGCGTCTATTTGGGCGCGTCGACCAAGATCATTGATCGCGCGACCGGCGAAGTGTTCAAGGGCGAAGTGCCGCCGTATGCGGTGGTTGTGCCGGGATCGACCGGTGGCGGCGACGGCAAGCCGGGCCTGTATTGTGCGGTGATCGTCAAGCGTGTCGACGCGCAGACCCGCAGCAAGACGAGCATCAACGAGTTGCTGCGCGACTGA
- a CDS encoding pyrimidine 5'-nucleotidase: protein MLAALATIDTWIFDLDNTLYPARANLFARIDDRMTSYVARRLDLDRDEARVVQKDYFHRHGTTLTGLMADHGVDPHEFLADVHDVEMDVLEADAPLAAAIAQLPGRKLVFTNGDKPYALKVLDRLGLGESFEAVHDIHAMDLVPKPHPSAYAGLCASFGIEPTRAIFFEDMARNLAPAKAIGMTTVWVDNGSEQGPEPRRDHIDYTVHDLAPWLQHIMEAS from the coding sequence ATGCTTGCCGCGCTCGCCACGATCGACACCTGGATCTTCGATCTGGACAATACCCTGTACCCGGCGCGCGCCAACCTGTTCGCGCGGATCGACGACCGCATGACGAGCTATGTCGCGCGGCGCCTCGACCTGGACCGGGACGAAGCGCGGGTGGTGCAGAAGGACTATTTCCATCGCCACGGCACCACGCTGACCGGGCTGATGGCCGACCATGGCGTCGACCCGCACGAATTCCTCGCCGATGTGCATGACGTCGAAATGGACGTGCTGGAGGCGGACGCACCGCTCGCCGCCGCGATCGCGCAGCTGCCGGGGCGCAAGCTGGTCTTCACCAACGGCGACAAGCCCTATGCCCTGAAGGTGCTCGACCGGCTGGGGCTGGGCGAGAGCTTCGAGGCGGTGCACGACATCCACGCGATGGACCTCGTCCCCAAGCCGCACCCTTCGGCCTATGCCGGGCTGTGTGCGTCGTTCGGGATCGAACCGACGCGCGCGATCTTCTTCGAGGACATGGCGCGCAACCTGGCACCGGCCAAGGCGATCGGCATGACGACCGTGTGGGTCGACAACGGGTCCGAACAGGGGCCGGAGCCGCGCCGCGACCATATCGACTACACCGTCCACGACCTCGCGCCGTGGCTGCAGCATATCATGGAGGCATCATGA
- a CDS encoding M48 family metalloprotease translates to MKRLALAAIATLLAAQPAQAQSILRDAETEAMFADMAVPLVKAAGLSPRDVKVVLINDDSINAFVAGGQTVYVHSGLLQAAVNANQVQGVIAHELGHIADGHVVLADAGIKPAMNITLLSMVLGLAAIAAGAGEAGAGIMALGQSAGMGKYLSFSRTQESAADAAGARYLTTAGITGKGMLSFFKTLQQQEYRYGVENIDPFMQTHPLSGERIAHLTADLQASPAWNKPSDPALEERFRRVKAKLEGYVMTPDRTLKDFPETDTSVYGHYARAYAFHKAGYPDKADAESLALIKADPGDPYFQEVRGQILLEAGRPADAIAPLRAATEGTRNNALIATTFGHALIATEDKANYPEAIRVLRVATGRDDENPFAWYQLGTAYELTGDTARAALATAERASMNGDHRTAAQSARYALANIPANTSDWIRAQDIAMAAQNDMEDNPKKYKKR, encoded by the coding sequence ATGAAGCGCCTCGCCCTCGCCGCCATCGCCACCTTGCTCGCCGCGCAGCCGGCGCAGGCGCAGTCGATCCTGCGCGATGCCGAGACGGAGGCGATGTTCGCCGACATGGCGGTGCCGCTGGTAAAGGCCGCCGGCCTGTCCCCGCGCGACGTCAAGGTCGTCCTCATCAACGATGATTCGATCAACGCCTTCGTCGCCGGCGGCCAGACCGTCTACGTCCATTCGGGGCTGTTGCAGGCGGCGGTCAACGCCAACCAGGTGCAGGGCGTCATCGCCCACGAACTCGGCCATATCGCCGACGGCCACGTCGTGCTGGCCGATGCCGGGATCAAGCCGGCGATGAACATCACTTTGCTGTCGATGGTCCTCGGCCTCGCCGCCATCGCCGCCGGTGCGGGCGAAGCGGGTGCCGGGATCATGGCGCTCGGCCAGTCCGCCGGCATGGGCAAATACCTGTCGTTCAGCCGCACGCAGGAATCCGCCGCCGACGCCGCCGGCGCGCGCTATCTCACCACCGCCGGCATCACCGGCAAGGGCATGCTCAGCTTCTTCAAGACGTTGCAGCAACAGGAATATCGCTACGGCGTCGAGAATATTGACCCGTTCATGCAGACCCACCCGCTGTCCGGCGAACGGATCGCGCACCTGACCGCCGACCTTCAGGCCTCGCCCGCCTGGAACAAGCCGTCCGACCCGGCGCTGGAGGAACGCTTCCGCCGGGTGAAGGCCAAGCTTGAGGGCTATGTGATGACGCCCGACCGCACGCTGAAGGACTTTCCGGAAACCGACACCAGCGTCTACGGCCATTACGCCCGCGCCTACGCCTTCCACAAGGCGGGATATCCCGACAAGGCCGACGCCGAATCGCTGGCGCTGATCAAGGCCGATCCGGGCGATCCCTATTTTCAGGAGGTCCGCGGCCAGATCCTGCTCGAGGCCGGGCGCCCCGCCGACGCCATCGCGCCCTTGCGCGCCGCGACCGAGGGTACGCGCAACAATGCCCTGATTGCCACCACCTTTGGCCACGCCCTGATCGCGACCGAGGACAAGGCGAATTACCCGGAGGCGATCCGCGTCCTGCGCGTCGCCACGGGCCGCGACGACGAAAACCCCTTCGCCTGGTATCAGCTCGGCACCGCCTATGAACTGACCGGCGATACGGCCCGCGCCGCGCTCGCCACCGCCGAACGCGCCAGCATGAACGGCGACCACCGCACGGCCGCGCAGAGCGCCCGCTACGCGCTCGCCAACATTCCTGCCAACACGTCCGACTGGATTCGCGCGCAGGACATCGCCATGGCCGCGCAGAATGACATGGAAGACAATCCAAAGAAGTATAAAAAGCGTTGA
- a CDS encoding ABC transporter permease, producing the protein MNLHGIWAIYRFEMARALRTLWQSLVAPVLTTSLYFIVFGGAIGSRMQTVDGVSYGSFIVPGLIMLSLLTQSVGNASIGIYFPKFTGTVFELLSAPVSAMEMVLGFVGAAATKSVVLGVIILATSSFFVPLQVMHPLAMVAFLLLTAVAFSLFGFILGIWAKSFEQLNFVPMLLITPLTFLGGSFYSIDMLPPAWRTVSLFNPVVYLVSGFRWSFFGKGDVDIAVSLGVTLGFLIACLAIIAWIFKSGWRLKN; encoded by the coding sequence ATGAACCTACATGGCATCTGGGCGATCTATCGCTTCGAAATGGCCCGCGCGCTGCGCACGCTGTGGCAGAGCCTCGTCGCGCCCGTCCTCACCACCAGCCTCTATTTCATCGTCTTCGGCGGCGCGATCGGCAGCCGCATGCAGACCGTCGACGGCGTCAGCTACGGCAGCTTCATCGTGCCCGGGCTCATCATGCTGTCGCTGCTCACCCAGAGCGTCGGCAACGCCTCGATCGGGATCTACTTCCCCAAATTCACCGGCACCGTCTTCGAACTGCTGTCGGCCCCCGTCTCGGCGATGGAGATGGTGCTGGGCTTCGTCGGCGCCGCCGCGACCAAGTCGGTCGTGCTTGGCGTCATCATCCTCGCGACATCGTCTTTCTTCGTGCCGTTGCAGGTGATGCACCCGCTTGCGATGGTCGCATTCCTGCTGCTCACCGCCGTGGCATTCAGCCTGTTCGGCTTCATCCTCGGCATCTGGGCGAAGAGCTTCGAACAGCTGAACTTCGTGCCTATGCTATTGATAACGCCGCTAACTTTTCTTGGCGGCAGCTTCTACTCGATCGACATGCTGCCCCCGGCATGGCGAACGGTCAGCCTGTTCAACCCTGTCGTCTATCTCGTCAGCGGCTTTCGCTGGAGCTTCTTTGGCAAGGGCGACGTCGATATCGCGGTCAGCCTCGGCGTGACGCTCGGCTTCCTCATCGCCTGCCTCGCGATCATCGCCTGGATCTTCAAGAGCGGCTGGCGGCTGAAGAACTAG
- a CDS encoding LLM class flavin-dependent oxidoreductase: MTQFSLLDLVPVVEGGTVSQSLANAADLARHAETLGFRRYWVAEHHGMRGIASAATAVVIAHVAAATSRIRVGAGGIMLPNHAPLVIAEQFGTLDALFPGRIDLGLGRAPGSDQRVARAMRRTLESDANAFPQDVMELQSYFADDGRTGIAATPGAGANVPLWILGSNTFGAQLAAALGLPYAFASHFAPDALDAALAIYRRDFRPSAQLAKPHAMAGFNVFAADTDEEAELLASSQQQSFVALRTGNPRQLPPPVAGYRASLGAQGSQILDHVLQCSAVGSPDTVARQTAAFIARTGVDEVMVASAIYDHDARKRSLTITAEVMSGLTVPA; the protein is encoded by the coding sequence ATGACGCAATTTTCCCTGCTCGACCTGGTCCCCGTCGTCGAGGGCGGCACCGTCTCGCAATCGCTGGCCAACGCCGCCGACCTTGCCCGTCACGCCGAAACGCTCGGCTTCCGGCGGTATTGGGTGGCGGAGCATCACGGCATGCGCGGCATCGCCAGCGCCGCGACCGCGGTCGTCATCGCGCACGTCGCCGCGGCGACCAGCCGTATCCGCGTCGGCGCGGGCGGGATCATGCTGCCCAATCACGCGCCGCTGGTGATCGCCGAACAGTTCGGCACGCTCGATGCGCTGTTTCCCGGCCGCATCGACCTCGGCCTCGGTCGCGCGCCCGGATCGGACCAGCGCGTCGCCCGCGCGATGCGCCGAACATTGGAAAGCGACGCCAATGCCTTCCCGCAAGACGTCATGGAATTGCAGAGCTATTTCGCCGACGACGGTCGCACCGGCATCGCCGCCACGCCAGGCGCGGGCGCGAACGTGCCGCTGTGGATTCTCGGCTCCAACACCTTCGGCGCGCAACTGGCCGCCGCCCTCGGCCTGCCCTATGCGTTCGCATCGCACTTCGCGCCCGACGCACTCGATGCCGCGCTTGCCATCTATCGCCGCGATTTTCGCCCCTCGGCGCAGCTCGCCAAACCGCACGCCATGGCCGGGTTCAACGTCTTCGCCGCCGACACCGATGAGGAAGCGGAACTGCTCGCCAGTTCGCAGCAACAGTCGTTCGTCGCGCTGCGTACCGGCAACCCACGCCAGTTGCCACCGCCCGTCGCCGGCTATCGCGCCAGCCTGGGTGCGCAGGGATCGCAGATCCTCGATCACGTCCTCCAATGCTCGGCGGTCGGATCGCCCGACACGGTGGCCCGCCAAACGGCGGCGTTCATCGCGCGCACCGGCGTCGACGAAGTGATGGTGGCAAGCGCGATCTACGATCACGACGCCCGCAAGCGCAGCCTCACGATCACCGCGGAGGTGATGAGCGGCCTGACCGTCCCCGCCTGA